A window of Ignicoccus hospitalis KIN4/I contains these coding sequences:
- a CDS encoding PH domain-containing protein, whose translation MSAEGISFKPTLRARAGELFFLALALALNVASPFVEDVYLWASLAAIAVLSVLILKKKAVLVLVPLAFTAAAVYLTNPLLLVISSIISLIEVGFIIIYTNSVEYYFNDDGLIIRVELPVYSKTRNVPKSTIAEVSVESSPVGKLLGYSNVTVKLRTGEVVNVVGVPKGDAEKLVKKFVSG comes from the coding sequence TTGAGCGCTGAGGGAATCTCCTTCAAACCCACCTTGAGGGCCAGAGCGGGGGAGCTGTTCTTCCTAGCGCTGGCCCTCGCGCTCAACGTAGCCTCGCCTTTCGTGGAGGACGTTTACCTCTGGGCGTCTTTGGCGGCGATCGCCGTCCTATCCGTATTAATTCTCAAGAAGAAGGCCGTTTTAGTTCTGGTCCCCTTGGCCTTTACCGCCGCGGCGGTTTACCTAACAAACCCCCTCTTGTTGGTTATATCATCAATAATCTCCCTGATAGAAGTAGGGTTCATCATAATTTACACCAACTCCGTAGAGTACTACTTCAACGACGACGGCTTAATAATAAGGGTAGAGTTGCCCGTGTACAGCAAGACTAGGAACGTGCCGAAGAGCACAATAGCGGAGGTCTCGGTGGAGAGCTCCCCCGTGGGCAAGCTCTTGGGCTACTCGAACGTCACCGTGAAGCTTAGGACCGGGGAAGTGGTCAACGTGGTGGGGGTCCCTAAGGGGGACGCCGAGAAGCTGGTGAAGAAGTTCGTCAGCGGATGA
- a CDS encoding His/Gly/Thr/Pro-type tRNA ligase C-terminal domain-containing protein: MKVLIVRSKSFAAGNERLDDALVAFVAVEPGDETVLDEVAEDLINFMKYSDAKVLVIYPHSKLSPMPENYHEAMKKIRELVDLLQRKGVPVKEVEAGAKGFVLETLGVPALHEFRSYGPRKRLQTVAEYVVNPEGEFKGIEECEDASLVSLIKFMKGGQKVEHDPNVERFCRKFGFAEAEVTPRGFWTLLPHAYFMYLAFTVHVTSVLQALEVPTISVKTPEVVRYGCDISCSDGFLRCDEFKEHKQVVEKYADPNDLPFALFEQLLLFREEEDTFPCYRTKEFHVPKVRIFVPSFSEASDVALTLHELIHTEAEKLGMKYVVSYTVSEELFEEAKDLIIKLVKRDNRCAYLRVVKSNEIFIDAEMYVINSMGYPVELGTWKMRKALMWGREVYSVSAAPLGSFERFAYVIFDKAAKDLKSGETPELPAWLSPIQVRVIPKSRDVLPYALTVAEELRERGIRVDVDDRNVPLSRKLKDAGEEWVPFLLLIDKREEKLGRVILMRRKTNDREDVSLEEVIRVVSEEVGGYPQLPQTLPILYSKRPKFAKPDED; encoded by the coding sequence ATGAAAGTGTTGATAGTGCGCAGCAAGAGCTTCGCGGCCGGGAACGAGAGGCTGGACGACGCTTTGGTCGCCTTCGTCGCCGTGGAGCCCGGGGACGAGACCGTATTAGACGAAGTCGCGGAGGACTTGATAAACTTCATGAAGTACTCTGACGCCAAAGTTTTGGTAATTTACCCCCACTCCAAGCTATCTCCAATGCCGGAGAACTACCACGAAGCTATGAAGAAGATACGGGAGTTGGTAGATCTCTTGCAGAGGAAGGGAGTGCCGGTAAAGGAGGTGGAGGCCGGCGCTAAGGGGTTCGTACTAGAGACCTTGGGCGTCCCGGCCCTTCACGAGTTCCGCTCCTACGGCCCCCGGAAGAGGCTTCAGACGGTCGCGGAGTACGTGGTGAACCCAGAAGGGGAGTTCAAGGGGATTGAGGAGTGCGAGGACGCCTCGTTGGTCAGCTTGATAAAGTTCATGAAGGGGGGCCAAAAGGTAGAGCACGACCCCAACGTGGAGAGGTTCTGTCGCAAGTTCGGCTTCGCGGAGGCCGAGGTGACCCCAAGAGGCTTTTGGACCCTCCTGCCCCACGCCTACTTCATGTACTTGGCCTTCACAGTCCACGTTACCTCCGTGCTCCAAGCTTTGGAGGTGCCCACGATCTCCGTCAAGACGCCGGAGGTGGTTAGGTACGGCTGTGACATCTCTTGTTCAGACGGCTTCTTGAGGTGCGACGAGTTCAAAGAACACAAACAAGTTGTGGAGAAGTACGCGGACCCCAACGACTTACCCTTCGCCCTCTTTGAGCAGCTCTTGTTGTTTAGGGAAGAGGAAGACACCTTCCCGTGCTACAGAACGAAAGAGTTCCACGTCCCTAAGGTAAGAATATTCGTTCCCTCCTTCTCCGAGGCCTCCGACGTTGCGCTCACCCTGCACGAGCTCATCCACACGGAGGCGGAGAAGCTCGGGATGAAGTACGTAGTCTCCTACACAGTTTCTGAGGAGCTCTTCGAAGAGGCCAAGGACTTGATCATAAAGCTGGTTAAGAGGGACAACCGCTGCGCGTACCTAAGGGTGGTCAAATCCAATGAGATCTTCATCGACGCCGAAATGTACGTGATAAACTCCATGGGGTACCCCGTGGAGCTGGGGACGTGGAAGATGAGGAAGGCGCTCATGTGGGGCAGGGAGGTCTACTCCGTCTCTGCCGCCCCCCTAGGCTCCTTCGAGCGCTTCGCTTACGTGATATTCGACAAGGCCGCCAAGGACTTGAAGTCCGGCGAGACGCCGGAGCTTCCGGCCTGGCTCTCCCCCATACAAGTTAGGGTCATACCTAAGAGCAGGGACGTACTGCCCTACGCGCTCACCGTTGCGGAGGAGCTGAGGGAGAGGGGGATAAGGGTGGATGTAGACGACAGGAACGTGCCCCTCTCCAGAAAGCTGAAGGACGCGGGAGAGGAGTGGGTGCCGTTCCTACTCTTAATAGACAAGAGGGAAGAGAAGCTCGGGAGGGTCATACTGATGAGGAGGAAGACCAACGATCGGGAGGACGTGAGCTTAGAGGAAGTAATAAGGGTGGTCTCCGAGGAAGTTGGGGGCTACCCCCAGCTCCCCCAGACGCTCCCGATACTGTACTCCAAGAGGCCCAAGTTCGCCAAGCCCGATGAGGACTAG
- the ccsA gene encoding cytochrome c biogenesis protein CcsA, translated as MLHWTGYPPLVSAALLAVAWYYALKKQEEKAIKFVNLGTLVMTVAWVLYVIPFVTLDFSLHEVYWNSSEGLPLWMRVATSWSGGGGSLFLYTFIATIALWWSRRAGRAFLLIAIPLVLVGLFAAYMNDAFALIPGNPVTGAGLNPLLKSPWLYPHPLTTFAGYALLAISAVALALGHSRARVTYNVGWALLTIGIALGAYWSYETFGWGGYWAWDPVETSELSVWLTATVLPHLFPLAFRAALAYSPLVTSSVYQAMFVTRTGLSPLHSFAGANLGSAVLFFTAVATFLWWVKEISDNYKEFVGIVKRVVEQKEPYYVGTALAFSSLLVAALFVYATLFVPSLLVIMGREASIPQQSSGINYFHPVLYPLLVVMLVAMPLVFLNEAGWRVILSAEAAALLLSTSMAVAAYLGELNLAYFSPKLTNVMMAFGIPLAAFSLVTAIYYIIKRYKLVRDWGIALLHAGVALTAIGVFMSGTYAYNNSYFFDFNLRPDETHSLPGGSKLYFSNYKYELSDSMVDIKSKYLERSSTYFYAWLALKTISQDLSMLMQFLKQANQTINSEPLLKELLTILKEKRPTFANQGMLVYSLGPVEPFSANYTYLNISDVTTGKYRVVKERGKLFFGNNEGVVYFMFDPNGNVRYYFALLTRGLGIDYKGNLTFHEVVYARLERPVKFKIGDFNVTAKGFTVYPMGNLLEVHGLKSFTQALEVVDGNVTAGGKEYPNGATVTSGFVTYLQALNDPVVSTILEDKELFEFLSNPKNVEKLITPPKGHKCLNPHCEGYVNAPQYVPETIRLDLDFYSEKGGQRHAFHTSIRYEAYGEIQGIHGLVPKVVHPSYGLTDLYVALNPPVVFSKTSNMISYHDMLLMYLNKVFERYNVSERLALAALFAAGYNINVIKQVPQTHLPGFLEQAAIELYLLAKNYRSHIPENGLYVQAKMIPGVPFVWLGSLVMTIGSLIGAVAYKVPRAVSPKL; from the coding sequence TTGTTACACTGGACCGGATACCCTCCCTTAGTTTCGGCTGCGCTGCTCGCGGTCGCTTGGTACTACGCGCTCAAGAAGCAAGAGGAGAAGGCAATTAAGTTCGTCAATTTAGGAACTTTAGTAATGACCGTAGCGTGGGTGCTTTACGTAATACCCTTCGTCACCTTGGACTTCAGCTTACACGAGGTCTACTGGAACTCCAGCGAGGGGCTGCCCCTCTGGATGAGGGTCGCCACCTCTTGGTCCGGCGGCGGGGGCAGCTTGTTCCTATACACCTTCATAGCGACCATAGCCTTGTGGTGGAGCAGGAGGGCCGGGAGGGCCTTCTTACTCATAGCGATACCTCTGGTCTTAGTGGGCTTGTTCGCAGCATACATGAACGACGCGTTCGCCTTGATCCCCGGGAACCCCGTTACGGGCGCGGGCCTCAACCCCTTGCTCAAGAGCCCGTGGCTCTACCCCCACCCGCTGACCACCTTCGCCGGCTACGCGCTGTTGGCCATCTCCGCGGTCGCACTTGCCTTGGGCCACTCTAGGGCTAGGGTGACCTACAACGTCGGCTGGGCGCTGCTGACCATAGGCATAGCTCTAGGGGCCTATTGGAGCTACGAGACCTTCGGGTGGGGAGGCTACTGGGCTTGGGACCCGGTGGAGACCAGCGAGCTCTCCGTCTGGCTGACGGCCACCGTGCTCCCCCACTTGTTCCCCCTGGCGTTCCGGGCGGCGCTGGCCTACTCGCCGCTGGTCACCTCCTCGGTATACCAAGCGATGTTCGTCACTAGGACCGGCCTCAGCCCCCTGCACAGCTTCGCCGGAGCCAACTTGGGGTCCGCGGTACTCTTCTTCACCGCCGTAGCCACCTTCCTTTGGTGGGTTAAGGAGATAAGTGACAACTACAAGGAGTTCGTAGGAATAGTCAAAAGGGTCGTAGAGCAGAAGGAGCCTTATTACGTCGGCACCGCGCTGGCGTTCTCCTCACTGTTGGTAGCTGCCTTATTCGTTTACGCTACTCTCTTCGTGCCTTCGTTGCTAGTGATAATGGGCAGGGAGGCCAGCATACCCCAGCAGTCCTCCGGGATAAACTACTTCCACCCGGTGCTGTACCCGCTGCTCGTAGTGATGCTAGTAGCCATGCCGCTGGTCTTCCTCAACGAGGCGGGGTGGAGGGTAATACTGTCCGCGGAGGCGGCGGCGCTGTTGCTCTCGACCTCCATGGCCGTGGCCGCCTACTTAGGCGAGCTCAACTTGGCCTACTTCTCCCCCAAGCTAACCAACGTGATGATGGCGTTTGGAATACCTCTGGCGGCCTTCAGCCTCGTGACTGCGATATATTACATAATCAAGAGGTATAAGCTGGTGAGGGACTGGGGGATAGCGCTGTTGCACGCCGGCGTGGCGCTGACCGCCATAGGGGTCTTCATGTCCGGCACGTACGCGTACAACAACTCGTACTTCTTCGACTTCAACTTGAGGCCCGACGAAACCCACTCCCTCCCCGGCGGGAGCAAGCTCTACTTCAGCAACTACAAGTACGAGCTGAGCGACTCGATGGTGGACATAAAGAGCAAGTACTTAGAGAGGAGCTCTACGTACTTCTACGCTTGGCTGGCGCTGAAGACCATATCCCAAGACCTCTCGATGTTAATGCAGTTCTTGAAGCAAGCTAACCAGACTATCAACTCCGAGCCACTGCTCAAGGAACTGCTTACAATACTGAAGGAAAAGAGGCCCACTTTTGCCAACCAAGGGATGCTGGTCTACAGCCTCGGGCCCGTGGAGCCGTTCTCCGCTAACTACACCTACCTCAACATATCGGACGTAACCACGGGGAAGTATAGGGTGGTTAAAGAGAGGGGCAAGCTCTTCTTCGGCAACAACGAAGGGGTGGTCTACTTCATGTTCGACCCCAACGGGAACGTGAGGTACTACTTCGCCTTGTTGACTAGGGGGCTGGGCATAGACTACAAGGGCAACTTGACCTTCCACGAAGTGGTGTACGCGAGGCTGGAAAGGCCGGTGAAGTTCAAGATAGGCGACTTTAACGTAACTGCCAAGGGGTTCACCGTCTACCCTATGGGCAACTTGTTAGAGGTCCACGGTCTCAAGAGCTTCACCCAAGCGCTGGAGGTGGTGGACGGCAACGTTACCGCCGGCGGGAAGGAGTACCCCAACGGGGCTACGGTGACCTCCGGCTTCGTGACCTACTTGCAAGCGCTCAACGACCCGGTGGTCTCCACCATACTAGAGGACAAGGAGCTCTTCGAGTTCTTGTCGAACCCCAAGAACGTCGAGAAGCTCATAACGCCCCCGAAGGGCCATAAGTGTCTCAACCCCCACTGTGAGGGCTACGTGAACGCGCCCCAGTACGTGCCGGAGACCATAAGGCTGGACCTAGACTTCTACTCCGAGAAGGGAGGCCAGAGACACGCCTTCCACACCTCCATAAGGTACGAGGCATACGGCGAGATACAAGGCATCCACGGGCTGGTGCCCAAGGTGGTTCACCCGAGCTACGGCCTAACCGACTTGTACGTGGCCCTCAACCCGCCAGTGGTGTTCAGCAAGACCAGTAACATGATATCTTACCACGACATGTTGCTAATGTACTTGAACAAGGTGTTCGAGAGGTACAACGTATCGGAGAGGTTGGCCTTGGCGGCGCTCTTCGCCGCCGGCTACAACATAAACGTGATCAAGCAAGTGCCCCAGACCCACTTGCCGGGCTTCTTGGAGCAGGCCGCCATAGAGCTCTACCTCCTCGCCAAGAACTACCGCAGCCACATACCGGAGAACGGGCTGTACGTACAAGCGAAGATGATACCCGGCGTGCCGTTCGTATGGCTAGGCTCCTTGGTGATGACGATAGGTTCCCTCATAGGGGCTGTAGCCTACAAGGTCCCCCGCGCGGTTTCTCCAAAACTATAA
- a CDS encoding M20 family metallopeptidase has protein sequence MSPQEVLDLLSQLISFDTVSPEGKQYEDLVHFLKGWLEERGVSAKVEYVDDEYRSSHCPQGPKPLLFAWVGEGEPLLEFNGHYDVVPPGDGWEGNPFEPKVVGEYLVGRGATDMKGGVAAVAASLAELSNWKGNKVQAVFVPDEEVGGRCGTGYRVSKLKEKYEIPRRVVVAEPTDHNVWIGHKGVVWLRVEVPGKQVHASTPWMGENAFVKASALVLELNRALTDKFSKRYSKYEYSPEHPLTKFNAFNIGGVAYSTSNKENVVPGSFVFSVDVRVIPEEDEREVVEFVKEVIGDRAKVEVKLLEPGILNENSELAKLINEVWGEPLKVHKAASDMRYYRGYDVVTWGPGDHRESHTPNEKIKISEVVEFVGRYARLAKLLAGG, from the coding sequence TTGTCCCCCCAAGAGGTCTTGGACCTCCTCTCCCAACTCATCTCCTTCGACACCGTCTCCCCCGAAGGCAAGCAGTACGAGGACTTGGTCCACTTCCTCAAGGGCTGGCTGGAGGAGAGGGGAGTCAGCGCTAAGGTTGAGTACGTGGACGACGAGTATAGGAGCTCCCACTGCCCCCAAGGCCCCAAGCCCTTGCTCTTCGCTTGGGTGGGCGAGGGGGAGCCCTTACTCGAGTTCAACGGCCATTACGACGTGGTCCCTCCCGGCGACGGGTGGGAGGGGAACCCCTTCGAGCCCAAGGTGGTGGGCGAGTACTTGGTGGGACGGGGGGCCACGGACATGAAGGGGGGTGTGGCGGCAGTTGCTGCTTCCCTCGCGGAGCTCTCGAACTGGAAGGGTAACAAGGTGCAAGCGGTCTTCGTGCCGGACGAGGAAGTTGGGGGGAGGTGCGGGACCGGGTACAGGGTGAGCAAACTGAAGGAGAAGTACGAGATCCCGAGGAGGGTCGTAGTGGCCGAGCCCACGGACCACAACGTGTGGATAGGCCACAAGGGGGTGGTTTGGCTGAGAGTGGAAGTGCCGGGGAAGCAAGTGCACGCTTCCACACCCTGGATGGGGGAAAATGCCTTTGTGAAGGCTTCTGCTTTGGTATTGGAGCTCAATAGGGCCCTCACGGACAAGTTTTCCAAGAGGTACAGCAAGTACGAATACTCGCCGGAACATCCGCTGACGAAGTTTAACGCATTCAACATAGGTGGAGTGGCGTACTCCACATCAAACAAGGAGAACGTGGTGCCCGGTTCTTTCGTTTTCAGCGTGGACGTGAGGGTGATCCCGGAGGAGGACGAGCGCGAGGTCGTGGAGTTCGTAAAGGAAGTAATAGGGGATAGGGCGAAGGTAGAGGTAAAGCTCCTAGAGCCTGGAATATTGAACGAGAACAGCGAGCTGGCCAAACTGATAAACGAGGTGTGGGGCGAGCCGCTGAAGGTCCACAAGGCGGCCTCCGACATGAGGTACTATAGGGGATACGACGTCGTCACTTGGGGGCCCGGCGACCACAGAGAGTCCCACACGCCCAATGAGAAGATAAAGATAAGTGAGGTCGTGGAGTTCGTGGGGCGTTACGCGCGGCTGGCGAAGCTCCTAGCCGGGGGCTAG
- a CDS encoding thioredoxin domain-containing protein, with protein sequence MRLGGPGRLDFKKFKEEKRAGTALLILALVGSAVAAGLVWYESYVSNNYVSTEAYTIYNVPAFEKLLKENKYVAVMFRSLTCPHCEKMLPYWLKLEMSQGKVRFVDVVYGTNTATLFQRYKVEGTPTFILFKDGKPVARHEGEFIAENVTEAMLNWALSAVGTPVLAGYQTYLAKCSVCHGAPASTSREDLLEWAKSERNGIGRLLLEAYRKRVTLEELLGSEDAIKERIWGMARRNNVPLDQKTVDETAKFLQAVSEVLIGKKEVNAASMSAGTTEIPSSGSAAPALMFLVGLAAGVGAAVSPCNFPLFVTYVTRGLRERRSSALSAVSCAAAAAVGVAFLGALFLAFSTAALELQKFLIPVVGTVIVAISAASLLKVPISFSAGSLGKTGGKAFCFIYGFLSVQCNLPLVIGALLLIASGGGFQTLAGFALGVAAPLFAVSWAGPRVRGLAEKIVRNSERIELITNAFMLAAGIYLLFYGATLM encoded by the coding sequence ATGAGGCTAGGAGGCCCGGGGCGGCTGGACTTCAAGAAGTTTAAAGAAGAGAAGAGGGCCGGAACCGCGCTCTTGATCTTGGCCCTCGTCGGGAGCGCCGTCGCAGCCGGCTTGGTGTGGTACGAGTCGTACGTGAGTAACAACTACGTCTCTACGGAAGCTTACACGATATACAACGTCCCGGCCTTCGAGAAGCTCCTAAAGGAGAACAAGTACGTGGCGGTGATGTTTAGGAGCCTAACTTGTCCGCACTGTGAGAAGATGTTGCCCTACTGGCTCAAGCTCGAGATGAGCCAAGGGAAAGTAAGGTTCGTCGACGTGGTTTACGGTACCAACACCGCCACCTTGTTCCAGAGGTACAAGGTAGAGGGGACGCCTACTTTCATACTCTTCAAGGACGGGAAGCCCGTGGCGAGACACGAGGGCGAGTTCATAGCGGAGAACGTGACGGAGGCGATGCTCAACTGGGCCCTCAGCGCCGTCGGCACCCCCGTCTTGGCGGGCTACCAGACCTACTTGGCCAAGTGCTCCGTGTGCCACGGCGCCCCGGCCTCGACCTCGAGGGAGGACTTGCTCGAGTGGGCCAAGAGCGAGAGGAACGGCATAGGGAGGCTCTTGTTAGAGGCCTACCGGAAGAGGGTGACCCTCGAGGAGCTCTTGGGGAGCGAGGACGCCATTAAGGAGAGGATATGGGGCATGGCGAGGAGGAACAACGTCCCCCTGGACCAGAAGACCGTGGACGAGACCGCCAAGTTCTTGCAAGCGGTCAGCGAGGTGTTGATAGGGAAGAAAGAGGTAAACGCAGCGTCGATGTCCGCGGGGACTACTGAAATACCGTCTAGCGGCTCGGCCGCGCCGGCGCTGATGTTCTTGGTCGGCCTGGCCGCCGGGGTCGGGGCGGCCGTCTCCCCTTGTAACTTCCCGCTGTTCGTGACTTACGTGACTAGGGGCTTGAGGGAGAGGAGGTCCTCCGCCCTCTCGGCCGTAAGCTGCGCGGCGGCCGCTGCCGTGGGTGTGGCCTTCCTCGGGGCACTGTTCTTGGCCTTCTCCACCGCCGCCTTGGAGCTGCAGAAGTTCTTGATACCCGTTGTAGGGACCGTAATAGTCGCTATAAGCGCGGCGAGCTTGCTGAAGGTGCCTATAAGCTTCAGCGCAGGCTCGCTGGGCAAGACCGGAGGGAAGGCGTTCTGCTTCATTTACGGCTTCTTGTCGGTACAGTGCAACTTGCCCTTGGTCATAGGGGCGTTGTTGCTCATAGCCAGCGGCGGGGGCTTCCAGACGCTGGCGGGCTTCGCCTTAGGCGTTGCGGCCCCGCTCTTCGCGGTCAGCTGGGCCGGGCCGAGGGTCAGGGGGCTGGCGGAGAAGATAGTGAGGAACAGCGAGAGGATAGAGCTGATAACCAACGCCTTCATGCTCGCAGCCGGAATATACTTGCTGTTCTACGGCGCGACCCTCATGTAG
- a CDS encoding GHMP kinase, giving the protein MIVEVPLHVSGLWRPVWRRSAISTGSLGAGVLLKPGAVCSPGGPRPPVPTALGEVRCKLPVPVGKGFATSAAIALASAIFKYKSFVEAAARAHVAEVLNKTGLGDVMAIAYGRGVAVRTEAGGPGWGRVESLEVPRKVFVVGFTVKGLFADTPSMLSSLDVREAFEDAWKALLDGFDFYSFLEAAEAFSARVGFLKFVEPRLLKLPGVMGGYVKKSAGVLFVEGAYADEVLEEVKKVYKVARAFTPASFYMRVAP; this is encoded by the coding sequence TTGATCGTAGAGGTGCCCCTCCACGTCAGCGGCCTCTGGAGGCCCGTCTGGAGGAGGTCAGCCATAAGCACGGGCTCCTTGGGGGCCGGGGTGCTGCTCAAGCCCGGGGCGGTCTGCTCCCCCGGAGGCCCGCGGCCCCCGGTGCCCACGGCCTTGGGGGAGGTTAGGTGCAAGCTCCCGGTGCCCGTGGGGAAGGGGTTCGCCACCTCCGCTGCCATAGCCTTGGCCTCGGCGATATTCAAGTACAAGAGCTTCGTGGAGGCAGCTGCGAGGGCCCACGTGGCGGAGGTCTTGAACAAGACCGGGCTGGGCGACGTGATGGCGATAGCCTACGGGAGGGGAGTTGCGGTCAGGACAGAGGCCGGGGGGCCGGGGTGGGGGAGGGTGGAGAGCTTGGAGGTTCCCCGAAAAGTCTTCGTGGTGGGCTTCACCGTGAAGGGCCTCTTCGCGGACACCCCGAGCATGCTCTCCTCACTGGACGTGAGGGAAGCTTTCGAGGACGCTTGGAAGGCCTTGTTGGACGGGTTCGACTTCTACTCCTTCTTGGAGGCCGCGGAGGCCTTCTCCGCAAGGGTCGGCTTCTTGAAGTTTGTGGAGCCGAGGCTCTTGAAGTTGCCGGGGGTAATGGGGGGTTACGTGAAGAAGTCCGCGGGCGTACTCTTCGTGGAGGGAGCTTACGCAGACGAGGTCTTGGAGGAGGTCAAAAAGGTCTACAAGGTCGCGAGGGCGTTTACGCCGGCTTCGTTCTACATGAGGGTCGCGCCGTAG
- a CDS encoding base excision DNA repair protein yields the protein MRYPKESLALYAFSWQFDGRCGYGELDGRPFKFCPPDELHGDPEVASKALGLHEDLDELYEALKGDPLLGCVAERYWGLRPRALGIWEAAVVGIAQQNASFKQAWSSLYKLHIIASKRINVFGKEYLRFPRPEEVDERALKAAGFGYRAKFVTALKEALRERPLTCSNVDSLKGVKGVGDYTLGLVKLFACRDYSAPVLDRWLKAVYEEAYGGLERYYEFGKWKGLVSLLTTVALDAVPLTRALERVRRGEVCPSEEPSPLTLWKYF from the coding sequence TTGAGGTACCCCAAGGAGTCCCTCGCGCTCTACGCCTTCAGCTGGCAGTTCGACGGGAGGTGCGGCTACGGGGAGCTCGACGGGAGGCCCTTCAAGTTCTGTCCCCCGGACGAGCTCCACGGCGACCCCGAGGTCGCTTCCAAGGCCTTGGGCCTCCACGAGGACTTGGACGAGCTCTACGAGGCCTTGAAGGGGGACCCGCTGCTGGGGTGCGTGGCGGAGAGGTACTGGGGCCTGAGGCCGCGGGCCCTCGGCATCTGGGAGGCCGCGGTGGTGGGCATAGCGCAACAGAACGCGAGCTTCAAGCAAGCGTGGTCGAGCCTCTACAAGCTTCACATCATCGCCTCTAAGAGGATTAACGTGTTCGGGAAGGAGTACTTGAGGTTCCCGCGGCCGGAGGAGGTGGACGAGCGGGCGCTCAAGGCGGCGGGCTTCGGCTACAGAGCAAAGTTCGTGACGGCCCTCAAAGAGGCCTTGAGGGAGCGGCCGCTCACTTGCTCTAACGTGGACTCCTTGAAGGGGGTGAAGGGCGTCGGGGACTACACGCTGGGCTTGGTCAAGCTGTTCGCGTGCCGCGACTACTCCGCCCCCGTACTCGACCGGTGGCTGAAGGCTGTTTACGAGGAGGCCTACGGCGGGTTGGAGAGGTACTACGAGTTCGGGAAGTGGAAGGGCCTCGTCTCCTTGCTAACTACCGTCGCCCTCGACGCGGTCCCCCTCACAAGGGCCCTCGAGAGGGTCAGGAGGGGCGAGGTGTGCCCCTCCGAGGAGCCCAGCCCCTTGACCCTCTGGAAGTACTTCTGA
- a CDS encoding class I SAM-dependent methyltransferase has translation MAVPKGEAQRVLEELRRKNVVDQNYKIKEVGDKVLIPVKAPVEGYEVVEIELERRERPKSLKECLEERLGKGDWPRSFSVVGDLAVISLKDEELLKYSKELWECIKASQKRVKSLWAKLGTEGEHRVAKLVHLGGEKRTETLYKEYGLIFKVDLAKAYVNPSLSEEHREVSEAVRDGERVLDMFAGVGFFPIHIASKRTATVVAIDLNPNAVKLMIDNIKLNKKKLRGTIIPIMGDASEVTKFFKDKSFDVVIMNLPHKAEEFLNEAKRLAKRAILLYVVGTEEEVERKYPGCKKKGVLDYSPGKRVWRVELVPECWGEA, from the coding sequence GTGGCGGTGCCGAAGGGGGAGGCGCAAAGGGTCCTAGAGGAGCTCAGAAGGAAGAACGTCGTTGACCAAAACTACAAGATAAAGGAAGTGGGCGACAAGGTGCTCATACCGGTGAAGGCACCCGTGGAGGGCTACGAGGTCGTGGAGATCGAGCTCGAGAGGAGGGAGAGGCCGAAGAGCTTGAAGGAGTGTTTGGAGGAGAGGTTAGGGAAGGGCGACTGGCCGCGGTCCTTCAGCGTGGTGGGCGACCTGGCAGTGATTTCGTTGAAGGACGAGGAGTTGTTGAAGTACTCCAAGGAGCTCTGGGAGTGTATAAAGGCCTCGCAGAAGAGGGTCAAGTCCCTCTGGGCCAAGCTGGGCACTGAAGGGGAGCACAGAGTAGCTAAGCTGGTCCACTTGGGCGGGGAGAAGAGGACGGAGACCTTGTACAAGGAGTATGGATTAATCTTCAAAGTGGACTTGGCCAAGGCTTACGTCAACCCCTCCCTCAGCGAGGAGCACAGGGAGGTGAGCGAGGCGGTGAGGGACGGGGAGAGGGTGCTCGACATGTTCGCGGGCGTCGGCTTCTTCCCGATACACATAGCCTCCAAGAGGACAGCGACGGTAGTCGCAATAGACCTTAACCCGAACGCTGTGAAACTCATGATAGATAACATCAAATTGAACAAGAAGAAGTTGAGGGGAACTATAATACCAATCATGGGCGACGCCTCGGAGGTCACGAAGTTCTTCAAAGATAAGAGCTTCGACGTAGTGATTATGAACTTGCCCCACAAGGCTGAGGAGTTCTTGAACGAGGCCAAGAGGTTGGCCAAGAGGGCGATACTGCTTTACGTGGTGGGGACTGAGGAGGAGGTGGAGAGGAAGTACCCGGGCTGTAAGAAGAAGGGCGTGTTGGACTACTCCCCGGGCAAGCGGGTTTGGAGGGTAGAGCTGGTCCCGGAGTGCTGGGGGGAGGCTTGA